A stretch of Streptomyces vietnamensis DNA encodes these proteins:
- a CDS encoding hemolysin family protein, with the protein MNVSLILGAVALVIVAWLAACAEAGLARVSSFRAAEAVRSGRRGAGKLAQVASDPTRYLNVALLVRVACEMAASVLVTYAFLESFPETWQALLAAIVVMVLVSYVAVGVSPRTIGRQHPLNTATAAAYVLLPLARIMGPIPQLLILIGNALTPGKGFRKGPFASEAELRAMVDLAEQESLIEDEERRMVHSVFELGDTLVREVMVPRTDLICIERYKTIRQALTLALRSGFSRIPVTGENEDDIVGIVYLKDLVRRTHINRDSEADLVSTAMRPAAFVPDTKNAGDLLREMQQERNHVAVVIDEYGGTAGIVTIEDILEEIVGEITDEYDRELPPVEELGEDRYRITARLDIGDLGELYGFGPDEYDDEDVETVGGLLAKALGRVPISGAKAVVELPDGRSLRLTAESPAGRRNKIVTVLVEPLEPEEKPE; encoded by the coding sequence ATGAACGTTTCGCTGATCCTCGGCGCCGTCGCGCTGGTCATCGTCGCCTGGCTCGCCGCCTGCGCCGAGGCGGGTCTCGCCCGCGTCTCCAGCTTCCGCGCCGCCGAGGCCGTACGGTCCGGGCGGCGCGGGGCCGGGAAACTGGCCCAGGTCGCCTCCGACCCGACCCGCTACCTCAACGTGGCGCTGCTCGTCCGCGTCGCCTGCGAGATGGCGGCGAGCGTCCTCGTCACGTACGCCTTCCTCGAATCCTTCCCGGAGACCTGGCAGGCGCTGCTCGCCGCGATCGTCGTGATGGTCCTCGTCTCGTACGTGGCCGTCGGCGTCTCGCCGCGCACCATCGGCCGCCAGCACCCGCTGAACACGGCGACCGCCGCCGCGTACGTGCTGCTGCCGCTGGCCCGGATCATGGGCCCGATCCCGCAGCTGCTCATCCTCATCGGCAACGCGCTGACCCCGGGCAAGGGCTTCCGCAAGGGCCCCTTCGCCTCCGAGGCCGAGCTGCGGGCCATGGTCGACCTCGCCGAGCAGGAGTCGCTCATCGAGGACGAGGAGCGCCGCATGGTGCACTCCGTCTTCGAGCTGGGCGACACCCTCGTCCGCGAGGTGATGGTGCCCCGAACCGATCTCATCTGCATCGAGCGGTACAAGACGATCCGTCAGGCCCTCACCCTCGCGCTGCGCTCCGGGTTCTCCCGGATCCCGGTCACCGGGGAGAACGAGGACGACATCGTCGGCATCGTCTACCTGAAGGACCTGGTCCGCAGGACCCACATCAACCGGGACTCCGAGGCCGACCTGGTGTCCACCGCGATGCGGCCCGCCGCCTTCGTGCCCGACACCAAGAACGCCGGTGACCTGCTGCGCGAGATGCAGCAGGAGCGCAACCACGTCGCCGTCGTCATCGACGAGTACGGCGGCACGGCCGGCATCGTCACCATCGAGGACATCCTGGAGGAGATCGTCGGCGAGATCACCGACGAGTACGACCGGGAGCTGCCGCCCGTCGAGGAGCTCGGCGAGGACCGCTACCGGATCACCGCCCGCCTCGACATCGGAGACCTCGGCGAGCTGTACGGCTTCGGCCCCGACGAGTACGACGACGAGGACGTGGAGACCGTCGGCGGTCTGCTCGCCAAGGCCCTCGGCCGCGTCCCGATCTCGGGCGCCAAGGCGGTCGTCGAGCTGCCGGACGGGCGCTCGCTGCGGCTGACGGCCGAGTCGCCGGCCGGCCGCCGGAACAAGATCGTCACCGTGCTCGTGGAACCGCTGGAACCGGAGGAGAAGCCGGAATGA
- a CDS encoding MmcQ/YjbR family DNA-binding protein, translated as MTPDELRAFCLDFNDASEEFPFGPDTSVFKVAGKMFALSWLDGRPLRVNLKCDPDEAVRLRAEHPAIAPGYHMNKRHWNTVTVGELPDRMVRELVEDSYDLVVAGLPKAVRLRLDRP; from the coding sequence ATGACCCCCGACGAGCTGCGCGCCTTCTGCCTGGACTTCAACGACGCCTCGGAGGAGTTCCCGTTCGGTCCGGACACCTCCGTCTTCAAGGTCGCCGGGAAGATGTTCGCGCTCTCGTGGCTCGACGGCCGGCCGCTGCGGGTCAACCTCAAGTGCGATCCGGACGAGGCGGTACGGCTCCGCGCGGAGCACCCCGCCATCGCCCCCGGGTACCACATGAACAAGCGGCACTGGAACACCGTGACCGTCGGAGAGCTCCCGGACCGGATGGTCCGGGAGCTCGTCGAGGACTCGTACGACCTCGTCGTCGCCGGTCTGCCGAAGGCGGTACGGCTCCGCCTCGACCGCCCGTAG